The genomic segment TGGTCCAGGCCTCCTCGCCCTTGAACACCTGGACCACGTTGTAGTAGTCCCAGGGCTCGGTGGACTTCTCCGGCGTCTTGACCTGCATCAGGTACATGTCGTGGATCACGCGGCCGTCGCCACGCACCCAGCCGTTCTTCATGAACACGTCGTTGAACTTGGCCTTCTTCAGGACGTCGAGCACCTTCTCGGCGTCGTCCGTGCCGGCCGTCTTGACGGCATTCAGGTACTGCGTGGTTGCCGAGTAGTCGGCGGCCTGCAGCGAGGACGGCATGCGCTTGACCTTGTCGAAGAACTTGCGCGACCAGGCGCGGGTTTCCTGGTTCTGGTTCCAGTACCAGCTGTCGGTCAGGTACATGTTCTGGGTGGTCTTCAGGCCCAGCGAGTGGATGTCGTTGATGAACACCAGCAGGCCGGCCAGCTTCATCGTCTTGGTGATGCCGAACTCGTTGGCGGCCTTGATCGTGTTGATCGTGTCGCCTCCGGCGTTGGCCAGGCCGAGGATCTGGGCCTTGCTGCCCTGCGCCTGCAGCAGGAACGACGAGAAGTCGCTGGCGTTGAGCGGCGCGCGCACCGAGCCCACCACCTTGCCGCCGTTGGCTTCGACCACCTTGGTGGTGTCGGCCTGCAGCTGGTGGCCGAAGGCGTAATCGGCGGTCAGGAAGAACCAGCTCTTGCCGCCCTGCTTGACCACGGCCGCGCCCGTGCCCTTGGCCAGCGCGGTGGTGTCGTAGGCCCAGTGCAGGGTATAGGGCGTGCACTGGTCGTTGGTCAACGCGGAGGTGGCGGCGCCGACGGCGATGAAGGGCTTCTTCTTCTCGGCCGCGACCTTGGCCATGGCCAGGTTGGTGCCGGAGTTGGTGCCGCCGATCAGCATGTCCAGGCCTTGGGTGTCGAACCACTCGCGCGCCTTGGTGGCGGCGACGTCGGGCTTGTTCTGGTGGTCGGCCGAGAGCACCTCGATCTTCTTGCCGTTGATCGCGCCGCCCATGTCGGCGATCGCCATGCGGATGGCTTCGACGCCGCCCTGGCCGTCGATGTCGGCGTAGACGCTGGACATGTCGGTGATGATGCCGATGCGGATGACGTCGCCCGAGTACTGGGCGATGGCCGGCGTTGCGGCGCCGAACACGCCCGCTGCGGCGAGCGCGCCGGCGGCGAAGAGCTTCTTGAGTTTCATGCGGGTCTCCTGTTGTTGAGCCGGTTGGAAGAAGGGAATCAGACGCCGAGGAATTCCTGCAGCATCGCCGTGTTGGCCTGCAGCTCGCGCTGAGCAAATTCGCGGACGATCTTGCCGTGCTCCATGACGTAGAAGCGGTCGGCGAGCGGCGCGGCGAAACGGAAGTTCTGTTCGACCAGGACGATGGTGTAGCCCTTGGCCTTGAGCGTGCGGATGGTCTCGGCGAGCTTCTGCACGATGACGGGCGCCAGGCCCTCGGAGATCTCGTCCAGCAGCAGCAGGCGAGCGCCGGTGCGCAGGATGCGCGCGACGGCCAGCATCTGCTGCTCGCCGCCGGACAGGCGCGTGCCCGGGCTGGAAGCGCGCTCCTTGAGGTTGGGGAACATGCCGTAGATCTCGGCCACGCTCATCCCGCCGGAGCCTACGCTGGGCGGCAGCATCAGGTTCTCCTCGGCCGAGAGGCTGGCGAAGATGCCGCGTTCCTCGGGGCAGTAGCCGATGCCCAGCCGCGCGATCTTGTGCGGCGCCATGGCGATGGCCTCCTGGCCGCGGATGCGGATCGAGCCGGTGCGTCGGCCCGTCAGGCCGACGATGGCGCGCAGCGTGGTCGTGCGGCCGGCGCCGTTGCGGCCCAGAAGCGAGACAACTTCGCCCTCGGCCACGTTCAGGTTGACGCCGTGCAGGACGTGCGACTCGCCGTACCAGGCGTTCAGGTTCTCGATGCGAAGGAGCTCGTTCGCCATCAATGCGCTCCCTGCAGCTCGGTGTCGGCCGAGCCCATGTAGGCCTCGATCACCTGCGGGTTGCGCGACACCTCGGCGTAAGGACCGTCCGCGATCACCGCGCCGCGCTGCAGGACGGTGATGCGGTCGGCGATGGAGGACACCACGTTCATGTTGTGCTCCACCATGAGGATGGTGCGGCCGGCCGAGACCTTCTTGATCAGCTGGGTGACGCGGTGCACGTCCTCGTGGCCCATGCCCTGGGTGGGCTCGTCCAGCAGCATCAGGTCGGGCTCCAGTGCCATCGTGGTGGCGAGCTCCAGCGCGCGCTTGCGGCCGTAGGGCAGGTTGACGGTGAGCTCGTCGACGAAGTTCTGCAGGTCGACCTCGGCCAGCAATTGCATCGCGCGGTCGTGCAGGTGGTAGAGCGAGCGCTCGGGCTTCCAGAAGTGGAACGAGGTGCCCAGGTTGCGCTGCAGCGCTGCGCGCACGTTCTCCAGCACGGTCATGTGCGGGAACACGGCCGAGATCTGGAAGGAGCGCACGATGCCGCGCCGCGCCGTCTGCGCGGGCCTTTCGTGCGTGATGTCGGTGCCGAGGTAGGTGATGGTGCCGCGCGTGGGCGCCAGGAACTTCGTCAGCAGGTTGAAGAAGGTGGTCTTGCCGGCGCCGTTGGGGCCGATGAGCGCGTGGATGTCGCCGCGGCGGACCTGGAGATCGACGTTGTTGACCGCGACGAAGCCCTTGAACTCCTTGGTCAGCCCCTTCGTCTCGAGAATGATCTCACCTGGCAAATCGCTGTCCTCCGGCGCCGGCCGGCGTGGGGCCGGTGGCAAAAGGCGAATGCTAGGCAGGCGTGTTGCACCGCGACAGCGGGGAAGCCCTTAAGTAGTTTTGCGTTACAGCGCGCCACGTGCAGGCTGTCGAAAGTCTGACAGCCCACAGGCGACGGCTGCTCACATGTTGCGCCGGTACTGGCCGCCAACCTCGAACAGCGCGCTCGTGATCTGGCCCAGCGAGCACACGCGCACGGCGTCCATCAGCACCTCGAACACGTTGCGGTTGTCGATCACGGCCTGCTGCAGCCGGCGGAGCATCGCCGCAGCCTGGTCCGCGTTGCGCGCGTGGAACTCCCGCAGCCGCTTGAGCTGGCTTTGCTTCTCGTCCTCGGTGGAGCGGGCCAGCTCGAGCTTTTCCGGGGTCGGGTCGCCGTGCGGGTTGCGAAAGGTGTTGACGCCGATGATGGGCAGCTCGCCGGTGTGCTTGAGCATCTCGTAGTGCATGCTCTCATCCTGGATGCGGCCGCGCTGGTAGCCGGTCTCCATCGCACCCAGCACGCCACCGCGTTCGGCGATGCGCTCGAACTCGGCCAGCACGGCTTCCTCCACCAGCTCGGTCAGCTCCTCGATGATGAAGCTGCCCTGGTTGGGGTTCTCGTTCTTCGCCAGCCCCCACTCGCGGTTGATGATCAGCTGGATCGCCATGGCACGGCGCACGCTGTCCTCGGTGGGCGTCGTGATCGCCTCGTCGAACGCGTTGGTGTGCAGCGAGTTGCAGTTGTCGTAGATCGCGATCAGCGCCTGCAGCGTGGTGCGGATGTCGTTGAAGTTGATTTCCTGCGCGTGCAGGCTGCGGCCCGAAGTCTGGATGTGGTACTTGAGCTTCTGGCTGCGCTCGTTGGCGCCGTACTTCTCCTTCATCGCCACCGCCCAGATGCGGCGCGCCACGCGCCCCATGACCGTGTACTCCGGGTCCATGCCGTTGGAGAAGAAGAACGACAGGTTGGGCGCGAAGTCGTCGATGTGCATGCCGCGCGCGAGGTACGCCTCCACCAGCGTGAAGCCGTTGGACAGCGTGAACGCGAGCTGGCTGATCGGGTTGGCCCCGGCTTCGGCGATGTGATAGCCCGAGATCGACACCGAATAGAAGTTGCGCACGTTGTGGTGCACGAAATATTCGGCGATATCGCCCATCACCTTCAGGCTGAACTCGGTGGAAAAGATGCAGGTGTTCTGGCCCTGGTCTTCCTTGAGGATGTCGGCCTGCACCGTGCCGCGCACGTTGGCCAGCACCCATTCGCGGATCTTGGCCGCCTCGGTGGGCGTCGGGCCGCGGCCGTTGTCAGCCTTGAATTTCTCGAGTTGCTGGTCGATGGCGGTGTTCATGAACATCGCCAGGATCGTGGGCGCCGGCCCGTTGATCGTCATCGACACCGAAGTGCTGGGGCTGCAGAGGTCGAAGCCCGAGTACAGCACCTTCATGTCTTCCAGCGTCGCGATGGACACGCCGGAGTTGCCCACCTTGCCGTAGATGTCGGGGCGGGGATCGGGGTCGTTGCCGTACAGCGTGACGGAGTCGAAGGCCGTCGACAGGCGCTTGGCCGGCATGCCCTCGGACAGCAACTTGAAGCGGCGGTTGGTGCGGAAGGCGTCGCCTTCGCCGGCGAACATCCGCGTCGGATCTTCGTTCTCGCGCTTGAAGGCGAAGGTGCCCGCGGTGTAGGGAAAGCTGCCCGGCACGTTGTCGAGCATGAGCCATTTCAGGATTTCGCCGTGGTCCTCGAAAGCCGGCAGCGCGACCTTGCGGATCGTGGTGCCGGACAGCGATTTGCTGGTGAGCGCGGTGCGGATCTCCTTGTCCCGGATCTTCACCACGTACTCTTCGCCCGAGTACGCCTTGACCATGTCGGGCCATTGCTGCAGCAGGTGCAGCGCGTCGCGATCCATCCTGGCCTTGCGCTTGCCGGCGAGGTCGAGCGCGGCCTCGGCGGCCGGTGCACGGTCGGGCTTGTCGACCTTGAGCATGCGGGCGGCTGCCTGCAGCTGCTGGATTTCGCGGGCGATCGTGGCCTGCTCGCGGGCGTGCTTCTTGTAGCCGCGCACCGTGTCGCTGATCTCGGCCAGGTAGCGCGTGCGGGAGGAGGGCACGATCGGTGTCTGGTTGGTGCTGTGGCGCACCGCGACGGCAGGCAACCGGCCGTCCTGCAGTTGGAGGCCGAGCTCCTGCAGGCGCGGCTTGAGCGCCTGGTACAGAGAGGTCACGCCGTCGTCGTTGAAGCGAGCCGCCATGGTGCCGAACACCGGCATCTCTTCCGGCCGCTTGCCGAAGGCTTCGCGGTTGCGCTGGACCTGCTTGGCGACATCGCGCAGCGCGTCCTGCGCGCCCTTGCGGTCGAACTTGTTGATGGCCACGAACTCGGCGAAGTCCAGCATGTCGATCTTCTCGAGCTGGCTGGCGGCACCGAATTCCGGCGTCATCACGTACATGGGCACGTCCACCAGCGGCACGATGGCGGCGTCGCCCTGGCCGATGCCGGAGGTCTCGACGATCACCAGGTCGAAGCCGGCGGCCTTGCACGCGGCCACCACGTCGGGCAGCGCCGCGGAGATCTCGCTGCCGAAGTCGCGCGTGGCCAGTGAACGCATGAACACGCGCGGGCCCTGGCGCCAGGAACCGATGGCGTTCATGCGGATCCGGTCGCCAAGGAGCGCGCCGCCGCTCTTGCGGCGCGAGGGGTCGATCGAGATGACCGCGACGCGCAGGCGGTCGTCCTGGTCCAGGCGCAGCCGGCGGATGAGCTCGTCCGTGAGAGACGACTTGCCGGCGCCGCCGGTGCCCGTGATGCCGACGACCGGCGCCTTGGCCAGGTCGGCTTGTTGGCGGATGGAGGCCAGGAGAGACGCGTCCGCGGAGCCGTTCTCCAGCGCGGTGATCAGTTGCGCGAGTGCGCGCCAGTTCGCGTCCTGGTGGCCCTGGATCGCCTTCGCGTCCTTGGGCGCATGCGGCGACAGGTCCTGGTCGCAACGCATGACCATCTCGCCGATCATGCCCTGCAGACCCATGCGCTGGCCGTCTTCCGGGCTGTAGATGCGCGTCACGCCGTAGTCCTGCAGTTCGCGGATCTCGGCCGGCACGATGACGCCGCCACCGCCGCCGAACACCTGGATCTGCGCGCCGCCGCGCTGGCGCAGCAGGTCCACCATGTACTTGAAGTACTCGACGTGGCCGCCCTGGTAGGAACTGACGGCGATGCCCTGCACGTCCTCCTGCAGCGCGGCGGTGACCACTTCGTCGACGCTGCGGTTGTGGCCGAGGTGGATCACCTCCGCGCCCATGCCCTGCAGGATGCGCCGCATGATGTTGATGGCCGCGTCGTGCCCGTCGAAGAGGCTGGCGGCGGTGACGAAGCGGACCTTGTGGGTGGGGCGGTAGCTGGCGAGCGCCTTGAACTCGGCGGAAAGGTCGGTCATGCGGACTCCGGGCGAACGTCGAGACGGTACTTGACGTTTACGTAAACGTCAAGTTGCGCGCAAAAAGCAAGGCGTCCATTGAACGCCTTGCAAGCCGGTTCGTGGGGGGCTTCTACCTGGCGTACAGCAGTTGCGGCAGCCACAGGCCGATCTGCGGGAACATGTAGAGCAGGAAGATCGCGATCACCTGGATGCCCATGAACGGCAGCATGCCCAGGAAGATCTGGTTGAGCGACACGTGCGGCGGGCTCACGCCCTTGAGGTAGAAGGCCGCCATCGCCACCGGCGGCGACAGGAACGCCGTCTGCAGATTCAGTGCCACCAGCAGGCCGAAGAACAGCGGGTCGACGCCGAAATTGTCGAGCAGCGGCACGAAGATCGGCATGAAGATCACGATGATCTCGGTCCACTCCAGCGGCCAGCCCAGGACGAAGATGATCACCTGGGACAGCAGCAGGAATTGCACCTGGGTGAGGTTCATCGAGAGCACCCAGCGCTCGACCAGCTCCTGGCCGCCCAGCAGGGCGAAGGCCGCCGAGAAGATGGCGGATCCCACGAAGAGCCAGCACACCATGGCCGAGGTCTTCGCGGTCAGGAAGACGCTTTCCTTGACCACCTCGAACGTGAGCTGCCGGTACGCGATGGCCAGCAGGAAGCCGCCCAGCGCACCCACCGCAGCGGCCTCGGTCGGCGTGGCGAGTCCCATCACGATGGAGCCGAGTACGGCCAGGATCAGGATGACCAGCGGGAAGAAGCTGGTCAGCAGCATCTTGAAGATTTCCAGGCGCGCGAAGCTCAGCAGCGCGTAGAACAGCACCAGCAACGCGGCCGCGATGGCCGTGGTGATCCAGTAGCCGCGTGAAGCCTCCGTGGCCTGCCCGGCTGCGTCGCCATTTTCTCCATTTCCGGCAGCAACCGGTGCCTTCGAGCCTTCGCTCCCAGGCGGCTCCTTCACGCCTTCCGCGCCGGGCGGCTCCTGCACGCCCTGCGCTGTCTGCGGGGTCTGGGCGTCGCCTTCGGCCGGGGGCTCCCTCAGTCCTGCGCCTTCCGCAGGAGGTTCCTGCAGGCCGCTCCCGGACGGGGGCTCGCGCAACCCGCCTTCGGCCGAGGGAGGTTCGGCCAGGCCGCCGGAGGCGCTGGAAGCGGCCGGCGCGTCGCCCATGCGGACGAGTCCTGCCGCCGAATCTTCCTGCGCGTTCGGCGCCGTGGCCACGCCGTAGCCCCAGATCGCCACGGCCGCGAACACGATCGCAGGGGACAACGCGATGCCGAGCTGGCGCAACAGGTAACCGGTGGGGACCTCGCGGTTGCGGGGACCCTTCAGCGCGGCCAGGAGGCCACCGAGCGCATGCGCGGTACCCGACGGGGCGATGCGCTGC from the Ramlibacter henchirensis genome contains:
- a CDS encoding ABC transporter substrate-binding protein: MKLKKLFAAGALAAAGVFGAATPAIAQYSGDVIRIGIITDMSSVYADIDGQGGVEAIRMAIADMGGAINGKKIEVLSADHQNKPDVAATKAREWFDTQGLDMLIGGTNSGTNLAMAKVAAEKKKPFIAVGAATSALTNDQCTPYTLHWAYDTTALAKGTGAAVVKQGGKSWFFLTADYAFGHQLQADTTKVVEANGGKVVGSVRAPLNASDFSSFLLQAQGSKAQILGLANAGGDTINTIKAANEFGITKTMKLAGLLVFINDIHSLGLKTTQNMYLTDSWYWNQNQETRAWSRKFFDKVKRMPSSLQAADYSATTQYLNAVKTAGTDDAEKVLDVLKKAKFNDVFMKNGWVRGDGRVIHDMYLMQVKTPEKSTEPWDYYNVVQVFKGEEAWTTKAESKCSLWK
- a CDS encoding ABC transporter ATP-binding protein — encoded protein: MANELLRIENLNAWYGESHVLHGVNLNVAEGEVVSLLGRNGAGRTTTLRAIVGLTGRRTGSIRIRGQEAIAMAPHKIARLGIGYCPEERGIFASLSAEENLMLPPSVGSGGMSVAEIYGMFPNLKERASSPGTRLSGGEQQMLAVARILRTGARLLLLDEISEGLAPVIVQKLAETIRTLKAKGYTIVLVEQNFRFAAPLADRFYVMEHGKIVREFAQRELQANTAMLQEFLGV
- a CDS encoding ABC transporter ATP-binding protein, with the translated sequence MPGEIILETKGLTKEFKGFVAVNNVDLQVRRGDIHALIGPNGAGKTTFFNLLTKFLAPTRGTITYLGTDITHERPAQTARRGIVRSFQISAVFPHMTVLENVRAALQRNLGTSFHFWKPERSLYHLHDRAMQLLAEVDLQNFVDELTVNLPYGRKRALELATTMALEPDLMLLDEPTQGMGHEDVHRVTQLIKKVSAGRTILMVEHNMNVVSSIADRITVLQRGAVIADGPYAEVSRNPQVIEAYMGSADTELQGAH
- the icmF gene encoding fused isobutyryl-CoA mutase/GTPase IcmF produces the protein MTDLSAEFKALASYRPTHKVRFVTAASLFDGHDAAINIMRRILQGMGAEVIHLGHNRSVDEVVTAALQEDVQGIAVSSYQGGHVEYFKYMVDLLRQRGGAQIQVFGGGGGVIVPAEIRELQDYGVTRIYSPEDGQRMGLQGMIGEMVMRCDQDLSPHAPKDAKAIQGHQDANWRALAQLITALENGSADASLLASIRQQADLAKAPVVGITGTGGAGKSSLTDELIRRLRLDQDDRLRVAVISIDPSRRKSGGALLGDRIRMNAIGSWRQGPRVFMRSLATRDFGSEISAALPDVVAACKAAGFDLVIVETSGIGQGDAAIVPLVDVPMYVMTPEFGAASQLEKIDMLDFAEFVAINKFDRKGAQDALRDVAKQVQRNREAFGKRPEEMPVFGTMAARFNDDGVTSLYQALKPRLQELGLQLQDGRLPAVAVRHSTNQTPIVPSSRTRYLAEISDTVRGYKKHAREQATIAREIQQLQAAARMLKVDKPDRAPAAEAALDLAGKRKARMDRDALHLLQQWPDMVKAYSGEEYVVKIRDKEIRTALTSKSLSGTTIRKVALPAFEDHGEILKWLMLDNVPGSFPYTAGTFAFKRENEDPTRMFAGEGDAFRTNRRFKLLSEGMPAKRLSTAFDSVTLYGNDPDPRPDIYGKVGNSGVSIATLEDMKVLYSGFDLCSPSTSVSMTINGPAPTILAMFMNTAIDQQLEKFKADNGRGPTPTEAAKIREWVLANVRGTVQADILKEDQGQNTCIFSTEFSLKVMGDIAEYFVHHNVRNFYSVSISGYHIAEAGANPISQLAFTLSNGFTLVEAYLARGMHIDDFAPNLSFFFSNGMDPEYTVMGRVARRIWAVAMKEKYGANERSQKLKYHIQTSGRSLHAQEINFNDIRTTLQALIAIYDNCNSLHTNAFDEAITTPTEDSVRRAMAIQLIINREWGLAKNENPNQGSFIIEELTELVEEAVLAEFERIAERGGVLGAMETGYQRGRIQDESMHYEMLKHTGELPIIGVNTFRNPHGDPTPEKLELARSTEDEKQSQLKRLREFHARNADQAAAMLRRLQQAVIDNRNVFEVLMDAVRVCSLGQITSALFEVGGQYRRNM
- a CDS encoding TRAP transporter large permease, translated to MKIRKELWFGFALMAMIVLAALSMLVSVERIERGHIGLLMLSLVVVAIMLGFPTAFTLMGMGMIFTWLAYNRNITHTLDLMVQAAFKTMANDVLISIPLFVFMGYLVERANLIERLFRSIHLSLARLPGALAVATLVTCAVFATATGIVGAVVTLMGLLALPAMLRAGYSTQVSAGAITAGGCLGILIPPSVLLIVYGATAGVSVVQLYAGAFFPGLMLAGLYIVYVVALAKIKPSLAPPLSAEDRYVPLPPLTQRIAPSGTAHALGGLLAALKGPRNREVPTGYLLRQLGIALSPAIVFAAVAIWGYGVATAPNAQEDSAAGLVRMGDAPAASSASGGLAEPPSAEGGLREPPSGSGLQEPPAEGAGLREPPAEGDAQTPQTAQGVQEPPGAEGVKEPPGSEGSKAPVAAGNGENGDAAGQATEASRGYWITTAIAAALLVLFYALLSFARLEIFKMLLTSFFPLVILILAVLGSIVMGLATPTEAAAVGALGGFLLAIAYRQLTFEVVKESVFLTAKTSAMVCWLFVGSAIFSAAFALLGGQELVERWVLSMNLTQVQFLLLSQVIIFVLGWPLEWTEIIVIFMPIFVPLLDNFGVDPLFFGLLVALNLQTAFLSPPVAMAAFYLKGVSPPHVSLNQIFLGMLPFMGIQVIAIFLLYMFPQIGLWLPQLLYAR